One part of the Sardina pilchardus chromosome 5, fSarPil1.1, whole genome shotgun sequence genome encodes these proteins:
- the sh3pxd2b gene encoding SH3 and PX domain-containing protein 2B isoform X1 — MPRRTVHEVTVQDVQKRRNPSKHYVYLIKVCWSDGSAEVIYRRYSKFFDLQMELLDKFPVEGGQKDPKRRIIPFLPGKILFRRSHIRDVAMKRLRPINEYCRALIQLPVYISQCEEVRVFFETRPEDLNPPSEEPVGKKKSGIVERAASFIKRGGDSSGADGLILDQYVAVTDYEKQESSEISLHVGQVVEVIEKNESGWWFVSSEDAQGWVPATCLEAQDDPDDFSMPGEEVRRRYWSLPRHVGRRRTLGDLLSTGWGQEEKYSVIYPYAARDQDEIDLERGMIVEVIQKNLEGWWKIRYQGKEGWAPASYLKKADILSQKMAAGVAGHASTNDLEGVSKQQKDQNKENQQGFSPFSEKNKHKAGQRQRPPPRRDLTIPRGQNLPKPPVPPQVEEEYYTIADFQTTIPDGISFSAGIKVEVIEKNSSGWWYIQIDEKEGWAPMTFIDKYKKTSSASRPNFLAPLPNEMAQMKLEDGGAANNGASDDNWSKPLPEEPPSVTVDFAARPKLRDWKSGAGKSPAFSGPLPPAPASPPAEEKPALPPRRESINKSMDSEVVAEKPRVPDLSKPLPPKPPAPAVIVPLVAPKTAPFKPDKPPEPKRGGEDKSKALHLRNEMGLECGHKVSAKEVKKFNLKPVPKQPPKPKPEPAEEKPEAAPPAPFLKPKPMIRPKPVPAAKPEVAAENKLDITNLRSKLRPSKPAEPPGAANSDAAAHNEPSSPSVSVSVVLNNARSVDEPRCPPKQQNGHDAPVPPRPAAKEPPQRPMAAPRRPPPPKKTDEPASPTESKPPAPDRKPSAPPPQSRPPPPKPKAPPIKDKEKEEPKARMPIPPKPQVKSEKPGPPRDKLPPLIKDPSKEKEELFLAVADFDGDDQTPSFREGTVFEVMERDNSGWWFCKNIVTVTESWIPSNYLTKKH, encoded by the exons ATGGAACTTCTGGATAAGTTCCCTGTGGAAGGTGGACAGAAGGATCCAAAGCGCAGGATCATCCCTTTCTTACctg GAAAGATCCTGTTCAGAAGGAGTCACATCAGAGATGTTGCCATGAAAAGACTGAGGCCCATCAATGAGTACTGCAGG GCTCTCATCCAGCTGCCCGTCTACATCTCCCAGTGTGAGGAGGTGCGTGTGTTCTTCGAGACTCGACCCGAGGACCTCAACCCCCCCTCTGA GGAGCCTGTTGGAAAAAAGAAGTCAG GCATTGTGGAGAGAGCAGCTTCTTTCATAAAGAGAG GAGGAGACTCCAGCGGAGCGGACGGGCTGATTCTGGATCAGTATGTGGCCGTCACCGACTACGAGAAGCAGGAGAGCTCAGAGATCAGCCTGCACGTGGGCCAGGTGGTGGAGGTCATTGAGAAGAATGAGTCtg ggtggtggttCGTAAGCTCAGAGGATGCCCAAGGTTGGGTCCCGGCCACCTGTCTGGAGGCACAGGATGACCCTGATGATTTCTCTATGCCTGGAGAAGAAG TGCGCCGGAGGTACTGGTCACTGCCCAGGCACGTGGGCCGCCGGCGAACGTTAGGGGATCTGCTCAGCACAGGCTGGGGGCAAG AGGAGAAGTATTCTGTGATCTACCCGTACGCGGCCCGAGATCAGGACGAGATTGACCTGGAGAGAGGCATGATTGTGGAGGTCATCCAGAAGAATCTGGAGGGATGGTGGAAGATCAG gtaccaGGGGAAGGAGGGCTGGGCCCCCGCCTCCTACCTGAAGAAGGCCGACATCCTGAGCCAGAAGATGGCCGCCGGGGTGGCAGGGCACGCCAGCACTAACGACCTGGAGGGCGTCTCCAAGCAGCAGAAGGATCAGAACAAGGAGAACCAACAAGGCTTCTCTCCGTTCTCAGAGAAGAACAAGCACA AAgctggacagagacagagaccacCACCGCGTCGTGATCTCACCATC CCTCGAGGGCAGAACCTACCCAAGCCACCAGTGCCCCctcaggtggaggaggagtattACACCATTGCAGACTTCCAGACCACAATCCCAGATGGCATCAGCTTCTCGGCAGGCATCAAAGTCGag GTGATTGAGAAGAACTCCAGTGGCTGGTGGTACATCCAGATTGACGAGAAGGAAGGCTGGGCCCCCATGACCTTCATAGACAAGTACAAGAAGACCAGCAGCGCCTCCCGGCCCAACTTCCTGGCCCCTCTGCCCAATGAGATGGCACAGATGAAGCTGGAGGACGGCGGGGCTGCCAACAACGGCGCGTCAGACGACAACTGGTCCAAGCCCTTGCCGGAGGAACCGCCCTCGGTCACCGTCGACTTCGCCGCTCGGCCCAAGCTGCGGGATTGGAAGTCGGGCGCCGGCAAGAGTCCGGCGTTCTCGGGCCCGCTCCCCCCGGCGCCGGCCTCTCCCCCCGCGGAGGAAAAGCCGGCGCTGCCCCCCCGCCGGGAGTCCATCAACAAGAGCATGGACAGCGAAGTGGTGGCGGAGAAGCCCCGCGTCCCCGACCTGTCCAAGCCCCTGCCGCCGAAGCCGCCCGCCCCGGCAGTCATCGTGCCCCTGGTGGCGCCCAAGACGGCTCCCTTCAAGCCGGACAAGCCGCCCGAGCCCAAGCGGGGCGGCGAGGACAAGAGCAAGGCGCTGCACCTCCGCAACGAGATGGGCCTGGAGTGCGGCCACAAGGTGTCCGCCAAGGAGGTCAAGAAGTTCAACCTGAAGCCCGTGCCCAAGCAGCCGCCCAAGCCCAAGCCGGAGCCGGCCGAGGAGAAGCCGGAAGCCGCCCCGCCGGCGCCCTTCCTCAAGCCCAAGCCCATGATCCGGCCCAAGCCCGTCCCGGCGGCCAAGCCCGAGGTGGCGGCGGAGAACAAGCTGGACATCACCAACTTGCGGAGCAAGCTGCGGCCGTCCAAACCCGCCGAGCCTCCCGGCGCGGCCAATTCCGACGCGGCCGCGCACAACGAGCCCTCGTCGCCCAGCGTCAGCGTCAGCGTCGTTTTGAACAACGCCAGATCCGTCGACGAGCCCCGGTGTCCTCCGAAGCAGCAGAACGGCCACGACGCCCCGGTTCCCCCGAGGCCGGCCGCCAAAGAGCCTCCGCAGAGGCCCATGGCCGCGCCGCGCCGACCCCCTCCGCCCAAGAAGACCGACGAGCCCGCCAGCCCGACCGAGAGCAAACCCCCCGCCCCCGACAGGAAACCCTCCGCACCTCCTCCCCAGAGCCGGCCACCTCCTCCCAAACCCAAGGCGCCTCCTATCAAAgacaaggagaaggaggagccaAAGGCCCGAATGCCCATCCCGCCCAAACCGCAGGTGAAGAGCGAGAAGCCGGGCCCGCCGCGGGACAAGCTCCCGCCGCTCATCAAGGACCCGtccaaggagaaggaggagctcTTCCTGGCCGTGGCCGACTTCGACGGCGACGACCAGACGCCCAGCTTCCGCGAGGGGACCGTCTTCGAGGTGATGGAGCGCGACAACAGCGGCTGGTGGTTCTGTAAAAACATCGTGACCGTGACGGAGAGCTGGATACCCTCCAATTATCTAACCAAGAAACATTAA
- the sh3pxd2b gene encoding SH3 and PX domain-containing protein 2B isoform X2, whose translation MPRRTVHEVTVQDVQKRRNPSKHYVYLIKVCWSDGSAEVIYRRYSKFFDLQMELLDKFPVEGGQKDPKRRIIPFLPGKILFRRSHIRDVAMKRLRPINEYCRALIQLPVYISQCEEVRVFFETRPEDLNPPSEEPVGKKKSGIVERAASFIKRGGDSSGADGLILDQYVAVTDYEKQESSEISLHVGQVVEVIEKNESGWWFVSSEDAQGWVPATCLEAQDDPDDFSMPGEEEEKYSVIYPYAARDQDEIDLERGMIVEVIQKNLEGWWKIRYQGKEGWAPASYLKKADILSQKMAAGVAGHASTNDLEGVSKQQKDQNKENQQGFSPFSEKNKHKAGQRQRPPPRRDLTIPRGQNLPKPPVPPQVEEEYYTIADFQTTIPDGISFSAGIKVEVIEKNSSGWWYIQIDEKEGWAPMTFIDKYKKTSSASRPNFLAPLPNEMAQMKLEDGGAANNGASDDNWSKPLPEEPPSVTVDFAARPKLRDWKSGAGKSPAFSGPLPPAPASPPAEEKPALPPRRESINKSMDSEVVAEKPRVPDLSKPLPPKPPAPAVIVPLVAPKTAPFKPDKPPEPKRGGEDKSKALHLRNEMGLECGHKVSAKEVKKFNLKPVPKQPPKPKPEPAEEKPEAAPPAPFLKPKPMIRPKPVPAAKPEVAAENKLDITNLRSKLRPSKPAEPPGAANSDAAAHNEPSSPSVSVSVVLNNARSVDEPRCPPKQQNGHDAPVPPRPAAKEPPQRPMAAPRRPPPPKKTDEPASPTESKPPAPDRKPSAPPPQSRPPPPKPKAPPIKDKEKEEPKARMPIPPKPQVKSEKPGPPRDKLPPLIKDPSKEKEELFLAVADFDGDDQTPSFREGTVFEVMERDNSGWWFCKNIVTVTESWIPSNYLTKKH comes from the exons ATGGAACTTCTGGATAAGTTCCCTGTGGAAGGTGGACAGAAGGATCCAAAGCGCAGGATCATCCCTTTCTTACctg GAAAGATCCTGTTCAGAAGGAGTCACATCAGAGATGTTGCCATGAAAAGACTGAGGCCCATCAATGAGTACTGCAGG GCTCTCATCCAGCTGCCCGTCTACATCTCCCAGTGTGAGGAGGTGCGTGTGTTCTTCGAGACTCGACCCGAGGACCTCAACCCCCCCTCTGA GGAGCCTGTTGGAAAAAAGAAGTCAG GCATTGTGGAGAGAGCAGCTTCTTTCATAAAGAGAG GAGGAGACTCCAGCGGAGCGGACGGGCTGATTCTGGATCAGTATGTGGCCGTCACCGACTACGAGAAGCAGGAGAGCTCAGAGATCAGCCTGCACGTGGGCCAGGTGGTGGAGGTCATTGAGAAGAATGAGTCtg ggtggtggttCGTAAGCTCAGAGGATGCCCAAGGTTGGGTCCCGGCCACCTGTCTGGAGGCACAGGATGACCCTGATGATTTCTCTATGCCTGGAGAAGAAG AGGAGAAGTATTCTGTGATCTACCCGTACGCGGCCCGAGATCAGGACGAGATTGACCTGGAGAGAGGCATGATTGTGGAGGTCATCCAGAAGAATCTGGAGGGATGGTGGAAGATCAG gtaccaGGGGAAGGAGGGCTGGGCCCCCGCCTCCTACCTGAAGAAGGCCGACATCCTGAGCCAGAAGATGGCCGCCGGGGTGGCAGGGCACGCCAGCACTAACGACCTGGAGGGCGTCTCCAAGCAGCAGAAGGATCAGAACAAGGAGAACCAACAAGGCTTCTCTCCGTTCTCAGAGAAGAACAAGCACA AAgctggacagagacagagaccacCACCGCGTCGTGATCTCACCATC CCTCGAGGGCAGAACCTACCCAAGCCACCAGTGCCCCctcaggtggaggaggagtattACACCATTGCAGACTTCCAGACCACAATCCCAGATGGCATCAGCTTCTCGGCAGGCATCAAAGTCGag GTGATTGAGAAGAACTCCAGTGGCTGGTGGTACATCCAGATTGACGAGAAGGAAGGCTGGGCCCCCATGACCTTCATAGACAAGTACAAGAAGACCAGCAGCGCCTCCCGGCCCAACTTCCTGGCCCCTCTGCCCAATGAGATGGCACAGATGAAGCTGGAGGACGGCGGGGCTGCCAACAACGGCGCGTCAGACGACAACTGGTCCAAGCCCTTGCCGGAGGAACCGCCCTCGGTCACCGTCGACTTCGCCGCTCGGCCCAAGCTGCGGGATTGGAAGTCGGGCGCCGGCAAGAGTCCGGCGTTCTCGGGCCCGCTCCCCCCGGCGCCGGCCTCTCCCCCCGCGGAGGAAAAGCCGGCGCTGCCCCCCCGCCGGGAGTCCATCAACAAGAGCATGGACAGCGAAGTGGTGGCGGAGAAGCCCCGCGTCCCCGACCTGTCCAAGCCCCTGCCGCCGAAGCCGCCCGCCCCGGCAGTCATCGTGCCCCTGGTGGCGCCCAAGACGGCTCCCTTCAAGCCGGACAAGCCGCCCGAGCCCAAGCGGGGCGGCGAGGACAAGAGCAAGGCGCTGCACCTCCGCAACGAGATGGGCCTGGAGTGCGGCCACAAGGTGTCCGCCAAGGAGGTCAAGAAGTTCAACCTGAAGCCCGTGCCCAAGCAGCCGCCCAAGCCCAAGCCGGAGCCGGCCGAGGAGAAGCCGGAAGCCGCCCCGCCGGCGCCCTTCCTCAAGCCCAAGCCCATGATCCGGCCCAAGCCCGTCCCGGCGGCCAAGCCCGAGGTGGCGGCGGAGAACAAGCTGGACATCACCAACTTGCGGAGCAAGCTGCGGCCGTCCAAACCCGCCGAGCCTCCCGGCGCGGCCAATTCCGACGCGGCCGCGCACAACGAGCCCTCGTCGCCCAGCGTCAGCGTCAGCGTCGTTTTGAACAACGCCAGATCCGTCGACGAGCCCCGGTGTCCTCCGAAGCAGCAGAACGGCCACGACGCCCCGGTTCCCCCGAGGCCGGCCGCCAAAGAGCCTCCGCAGAGGCCCATGGCCGCGCCGCGCCGACCCCCTCCGCCCAAGAAGACCGACGAGCCCGCCAGCCCGACCGAGAGCAAACCCCCCGCCCCCGACAGGAAACCCTCCGCACCTCCTCCCCAGAGCCGGCCACCTCCTCCCAAACCCAAGGCGCCTCCTATCAAAgacaaggagaaggaggagccaAAGGCCCGAATGCCCATCCCGCCCAAACCGCAGGTGAAGAGCGAGAAGCCGGGCCCGCCGCGGGACAAGCTCCCGCCGCTCATCAAGGACCCGtccaaggagaaggaggagctcTTCCTGGCCGTGGCCGACTTCGACGGCGACGACCAGACGCCCAGCTTCCGCGAGGGGACCGTCTTCGAGGTGATGGAGCGCGACAACAGCGGCTGGTGGTTCTGTAAAAACATCGTGACCGTGACGGAGAGCTGGATACCCTCCAATTATCTAACCAAGAAACATTAA
- the sh3pxd2b gene encoding SH3 and PX domain-containing protein 2B isoform X3: MPRRTVHEVTVQDVQKRRNPSKHYVYLIKVCWSDGSAEVIYRRYSKFFDLQMELLDKFPVEGGQKDPKRRIIPFLPGKILFRRSHIRDVAMKRLRPINEYCRALIQLPVYISQCEEVRVFFETRPEDLNPPSEEPVGKKKSGGDSSGADGLILDQYVAVTDYEKQESSEISLHVGQVVEVIEKNESGWWFVSSEDAQGWVPATCLEAQDDPDDFSMPGEEEEKYSVIYPYAARDQDEIDLERGMIVEVIQKNLEGWWKIRYQGKEGWAPASYLKKADILSQKMAAGVAGHASTNDLEGVSKQQKDQNKENQQGFSPFSEKNKHKAGQRQRPPPRRDLTIPRGQNLPKPPVPPQVEEEYYTIADFQTTIPDGISFSAGIKVEVIEKNSSGWWYIQIDEKEGWAPMTFIDKYKKTSSASRPNFLAPLPNEMAQMKLEDGGAANNGASDDNWSKPLPEEPPSVTVDFAARPKLRDWKSGAGKSPAFSGPLPPAPASPPAEEKPALPPRRESINKSMDSEVVAEKPRVPDLSKPLPPKPPAPAVIVPLVAPKTAPFKPDKPPEPKRGGEDKSKALHLRNEMGLECGHKVSAKEVKKFNLKPVPKQPPKPKPEPAEEKPEAAPPAPFLKPKPMIRPKPVPAAKPEVAAENKLDITNLRSKLRPSKPAEPPGAANSDAAAHNEPSSPSVSVSVVLNNARSVDEPRCPPKQQNGHDAPVPPRPAAKEPPQRPMAAPRRPPPPKKTDEPASPTESKPPAPDRKPSAPPPQSRPPPPKPKAPPIKDKEKEEPKARMPIPPKPQVKSEKPGPPRDKLPPLIKDPSKEKEELFLAVADFDGDDQTPSFREGTVFEVMERDNSGWWFCKNIVTVTESWIPSNYLTKKH; the protein is encoded by the exons ATGGAACTTCTGGATAAGTTCCCTGTGGAAGGTGGACAGAAGGATCCAAAGCGCAGGATCATCCCTTTCTTACctg GAAAGATCCTGTTCAGAAGGAGTCACATCAGAGATGTTGCCATGAAAAGACTGAGGCCCATCAATGAGTACTGCAGG GCTCTCATCCAGCTGCCCGTCTACATCTCCCAGTGTGAGGAGGTGCGTGTGTTCTTCGAGACTCGACCCGAGGACCTCAACCCCCCCTCTGA GGAGCCTGTTGGAAAAAAGAAGTCAG GAGGAGACTCCAGCGGAGCGGACGGGCTGATTCTGGATCAGTATGTGGCCGTCACCGACTACGAGAAGCAGGAGAGCTCAGAGATCAGCCTGCACGTGGGCCAGGTGGTGGAGGTCATTGAGAAGAATGAGTCtg ggtggtggttCGTAAGCTCAGAGGATGCCCAAGGTTGGGTCCCGGCCACCTGTCTGGAGGCACAGGATGACCCTGATGATTTCTCTATGCCTGGAGAAGAAG AGGAGAAGTATTCTGTGATCTACCCGTACGCGGCCCGAGATCAGGACGAGATTGACCTGGAGAGAGGCATGATTGTGGAGGTCATCCAGAAGAATCTGGAGGGATGGTGGAAGATCAG gtaccaGGGGAAGGAGGGCTGGGCCCCCGCCTCCTACCTGAAGAAGGCCGACATCCTGAGCCAGAAGATGGCCGCCGGGGTGGCAGGGCACGCCAGCACTAACGACCTGGAGGGCGTCTCCAAGCAGCAGAAGGATCAGAACAAGGAGAACCAACAAGGCTTCTCTCCGTTCTCAGAGAAGAACAAGCACA AAgctggacagagacagagaccacCACCGCGTCGTGATCTCACCATC CCTCGAGGGCAGAACCTACCCAAGCCACCAGTGCCCCctcaggtggaggaggagtattACACCATTGCAGACTTCCAGACCACAATCCCAGATGGCATCAGCTTCTCGGCAGGCATCAAAGTCGag GTGATTGAGAAGAACTCCAGTGGCTGGTGGTACATCCAGATTGACGAGAAGGAAGGCTGGGCCCCCATGACCTTCATAGACAAGTACAAGAAGACCAGCAGCGCCTCCCGGCCCAACTTCCTGGCCCCTCTGCCCAATGAGATGGCACAGATGAAGCTGGAGGACGGCGGGGCTGCCAACAACGGCGCGTCAGACGACAACTGGTCCAAGCCCTTGCCGGAGGAACCGCCCTCGGTCACCGTCGACTTCGCCGCTCGGCCCAAGCTGCGGGATTGGAAGTCGGGCGCCGGCAAGAGTCCGGCGTTCTCGGGCCCGCTCCCCCCGGCGCCGGCCTCTCCCCCCGCGGAGGAAAAGCCGGCGCTGCCCCCCCGCCGGGAGTCCATCAACAAGAGCATGGACAGCGAAGTGGTGGCGGAGAAGCCCCGCGTCCCCGACCTGTCCAAGCCCCTGCCGCCGAAGCCGCCCGCCCCGGCAGTCATCGTGCCCCTGGTGGCGCCCAAGACGGCTCCCTTCAAGCCGGACAAGCCGCCCGAGCCCAAGCGGGGCGGCGAGGACAAGAGCAAGGCGCTGCACCTCCGCAACGAGATGGGCCTGGAGTGCGGCCACAAGGTGTCCGCCAAGGAGGTCAAGAAGTTCAACCTGAAGCCCGTGCCCAAGCAGCCGCCCAAGCCCAAGCCGGAGCCGGCCGAGGAGAAGCCGGAAGCCGCCCCGCCGGCGCCCTTCCTCAAGCCCAAGCCCATGATCCGGCCCAAGCCCGTCCCGGCGGCCAAGCCCGAGGTGGCGGCGGAGAACAAGCTGGACATCACCAACTTGCGGAGCAAGCTGCGGCCGTCCAAACCCGCCGAGCCTCCCGGCGCGGCCAATTCCGACGCGGCCGCGCACAACGAGCCCTCGTCGCCCAGCGTCAGCGTCAGCGTCGTTTTGAACAACGCCAGATCCGTCGACGAGCCCCGGTGTCCTCCGAAGCAGCAGAACGGCCACGACGCCCCGGTTCCCCCGAGGCCGGCCGCCAAAGAGCCTCCGCAGAGGCCCATGGCCGCGCCGCGCCGACCCCCTCCGCCCAAGAAGACCGACGAGCCCGCCAGCCCGACCGAGAGCAAACCCCCCGCCCCCGACAGGAAACCCTCCGCACCTCCTCCCCAGAGCCGGCCACCTCCTCCCAAACCCAAGGCGCCTCCTATCAAAgacaaggagaaggaggagccaAAGGCCCGAATGCCCATCCCGCCCAAACCGCAGGTGAAGAGCGAGAAGCCGGGCCCGCCGCGGGACAAGCTCCCGCCGCTCATCAAGGACCCGtccaaggagaaggaggagctcTTCCTGGCCGTGGCCGACTTCGACGGCGACGACCAGACGCCCAGCTTCCGCGAGGGGACCGTCTTCGAGGTGATGGAGCGCGACAACAGCGGCTGGTGGTTCTGTAAAAACATCGTGACCGTGACGGAGAGCTGGATACCCTCCAATTATCTAACCAAGAAACATTAA